A section of the Apodemus sylvaticus chromosome 10, mApoSyl1.1, whole genome shotgun sequence genome encodes:
- the Ccl1 gene encoding C-C motif chemokine 1 — protein sequence MKTISLALMCLLLAAVWLQDVDSKSMHVVSSSCCLSPLKKKLSLKFIKCYREIGGSTCPHPKAVEFRLKKGRKSCALTNVTWVQDLQNKLNLC from the exons ATGAAAACCATCTCTCTGGCACTGATGTGTCTGCTGCTGGCTGCTGTGTGGTTACAGGATGTGGACAGCAAGAGCA TGCATGTGGTCTCCTCTAGCTGCTGCTTGAGTCCCTTGAAGAAAAAGCTTTCCCTGAAGTTTATCAAGTGTTATAGAGAGATCGGAGGCTCCACCTGTCCACACCCCAAAGCTGTGGA ATTCAGACTGAAGAAAGGTAGAAAAAGCTGCGCATTAACCAATGTCACGTGGGTTCAAGATCTCCAGAATAAGCTAAATCTCTGCTAA